Proteins encoded together in one Quercus lobata isolate SW786 chromosome 3, ValleyOak3.0 Primary Assembly, whole genome shotgun sequence window:
- the LOC115981943 gene encoding uncharacterized protein LOC115981943 isoform X5: protein MIIPVPVPPLKLLRLQPHLPYFSISQTTPLPPPHFLSPSLHKSTLFPRFKPTFNFFRVSKPEAPIATNEGGEYSSNVFSPELEDLSPNGVVYKKTLALVECSMFAALTGLVYFLSNSLSIENYFGCVFSLPIVISSMRWGIAAGRKTMVATTMLLLVLSGPVKALTYLLKHGIVGLTMGTLWRLGANWTVSILSCTTVRAIGAVGYVLISSFLLRENILSLVLLNSGCFIFLLHLLYSVFLTKLGMKASLRLPRWIERAI from the exons ATGATTATTCCTGTTCCAGTTCCACCCTTGAAGCTTCTTCGACTTCAACCCCATCTtccatatttttctatttcccaAACTACCCCTCTCCCTCCacctcattttctctctccttccctTCACAAATCCACTCTTTTCCCCAGGTTCAAACCCACCTTCAATTTCTTCAGAGTTTCAAAACCTGAAGCACCAATTGCTACCAATGAAGGTGGTGAATACTCTTCCAATGTTTTTTCACCGGAACTTGAAGACTTGTCCCCAAACGGTGTCGTTTATAAGAAAACTCTGGCATTGGTTGAGTGCTCCATGTTTGCTGCGCTCACTGGCTTGGTCTACTTCTTGAGCAATTCTCTCTCAATTGAG AATTACTTTGGTTGTGTCTTCTCGTTGCCAATAGTAATCTCCTCAATGAGATGGGGCATTGCAGCAGGAAGGAAGACTATG GTGGCAACAACTATGCTATTACTTGTCTTGTCTGGTCCAGTGAAAGCCTTAACCTATCTG CTTAAACATGGAATAGTTGGGTTAACAATGGGCACTTTGTGGAG GTTGGGAGCAAATTGGACTGTTTCAATTTTGTCGTGCACAACT GTTCGAGCAATTGGTGCTGTGGGGTATGTCTTGATATCTTCATTTTTACTGAGGGAAAACATACTTTCTTTG gttttattGAATAGTGGATGCTTCATATTCTTGCTCCACCTTTTGTATTCAGTGTTCCTTACCAAGCTTGGGATGAAGGCTTCGTTGAGATTACCAAGATGGATAGAGAGGGCTATATAA
- the LOC115981943 gene encoding uncharacterized protein LOC115981943 isoform X2 produces MIIPVPVPPLKLLRLQPHLPYFSISQTTPLPPPHFLSPSLHKSTLFPRFKPTFNFFRVSKPEAPIATNEGGEYSSNVFSPELEDLSPNGVVYKKTLALVECSMFAALTGLVYFLSNSLSIENYFGCVFSLPIVISSMRWGIAAGRKTMVATTMLLLVLSGPVKALTYLVRAIGAVGYVLISSFLLRENILSLITINIHASLTFMFTALGVHTIPSMNMIYAIFTTLVLLNSGCFIFLLHLLYSVFLTKLGMKASLRLPRWIERAI; encoded by the exons ATGATTATTCCTGTTCCAGTTCCACCCTTGAAGCTTCTTCGACTTCAACCCCATCTtccatatttttctatttcccaAACTACCCCTCTCCCTCCacctcattttctctctccttccctTCACAAATCCACTCTTTTCCCCAGGTTCAAACCCACCTTCAATTTCTTCAGAGTTTCAAAACCTGAAGCACCAATTGCTACCAATGAAGGTGGTGAATACTCTTCCAATGTTTTTTCACCGGAACTTGAAGACTTGTCCCCAAACGGTGTCGTTTATAAGAAAACTCTGGCATTGGTTGAGTGCTCCATGTTTGCTGCGCTCACTGGCTTGGTCTACTTCTTGAGCAATTCTCTCTCAATTGAG AATTACTTTGGTTGTGTCTTCTCGTTGCCAATAGTAATCTCCTCAATGAGATGGGGCATTGCAGCAGGAAGGAAGACTATG GTGGCAACAACTATGCTATTACTTGTCTTGTCTGGTCCAGTGAAAGCCTTAACCTATCTG GTTCGAGCAATTGGTGCTGTGGGGTATGTCTTGATATCTTCATTTTTACTGAGGGAAAACATACTTTCTTTG ATCACCATTAACATTCATGCTTCTCTAACGTTCATGTTCACTGCTTTGGGTGTTCATACAATTCCATCAATGAACATGATATATGCCATTTTTACAACCTTG gttttattGAATAGTGGATGCTTCATATTCTTGCTCCACCTTTTGTATTCAGTGTTCCTTACCAAGCTTGGGATGAAGGCTTCGTTGAGATTACCAAGATGGATAGAGAGGGCTATATAA
- the LOC115981943 gene encoding uncharacterized protein LOC115981943 isoform X7 produces the protein MIIPVPVPPLKLLRLQPHLPYFSISQTTPLPPPHFLSPSLHKSTLFPRFKPTFNFFRVSKPEAPIATNEGGEYSSNVFSPELEDLSPNGVVYKKTLALVECSMFAALTGLVYFLSNSLSIENYFGCVFSLPIVISSMRWGIAAGRKTMVATTMLLLVLSGPVKALTYLLKHGIVGLTMGTLWRLGANWTVSILSCTTVRAIGAVGYVLISSFLLRENILSLCSLPSLG, from the exons ATGATTATTCCTGTTCCAGTTCCACCCTTGAAGCTTCTTCGACTTCAACCCCATCTtccatatttttctatttcccaAACTACCCCTCTCCCTCCacctcattttctctctccttccctTCACAAATCCACTCTTTTCCCCAGGTTCAAACCCACCTTCAATTTCTTCAGAGTTTCAAAACCTGAAGCACCAATTGCTACCAATGAAGGTGGTGAATACTCTTCCAATGTTTTTTCACCGGAACTTGAAGACTTGTCCCCAAACGGTGTCGTTTATAAGAAAACTCTGGCATTGGTTGAGTGCTCCATGTTTGCTGCGCTCACTGGCTTGGTCTACTTCTTGAGCAATTCTCTCTCAATTGAG AATTACTTTGGTTGTGTCTTCTCGTTGCCAATAGTAATCTCCTCAATGAGATGGGGCATTGCAGCAGGAAGGAAGACTATG GTGGCAACAACTATGCTATTACTTGTCTTGTCTGGTCCAGTGAAAGCCTTAACCTATCTG CTTAAACATGGAATAGTTGGGTTAACAATGGGCACTTTGTGGAG GTTGGGAGCAAATTGGACTGTTTCAATTTTGTCGTGCACAACT GTTCGAGCAATTGGTGCTGTGGGGTATGTCTTGATATCTTCATTTTTACTGAGGGAAAACATACTTTCTTTG TGTTCCTTACCAAGCTTGGGATGA
- the LOC115981943 gene encoding uncharacterized protein LOC115981943 isoform X3, producing MIIPVPVPPLKLLRLQPHLPYFSISQTTPLPPPHFLSPSLHKSTLFPRFKPTFNFFRVSKPEAPIATNEGGEYSSNVFSPELEDLSPNGVVYKKTLALVECSMFAALTGLVYFLSNSLSIENYFGCVFSLPIVISSMRWGIAAGRKTMVATTMLLLVLSGPVKALTYLVGSKLDCFNFVVHNCSSNWCCGITINIHASLTFMFTALGVHTIPSMNMIYAIFTTLVLLNSGCFIFLLHLLYSVFLTKLGMKASLRLPRWIERAI from the exons ATGATTATTCCTGTTCCAGTTCCACCCTTGAAGCTTCTTCGACTTCAACCCCATCTtccatatttttctatttcccaAACTACCCCTCTCCCTCCacctcattttctctctccttccctTCACAAATCCACTCTTTTCCCCAGGTTCAAACCCACCTTCAATTTCTTCAGAGTTTCAAAACCTGAAGCACCAATTGCTACCAATGAAGGTGGTGAATACTCTTCCAATGTTTTTTCACCGGAACTTGAAGACTTGTCCCCAAACGGTGTCGTTTATAAGAAAACTCTGGCATTGGTTGAGTGCTCCATGTTTGCTGCGCTCACTGGCTTGGTCTACTTCTTGAGCAATTCTCTCTCAATTGAG AATTACTTTGGTTGTGTCTTCTCGTTGCCAATAGTAATCTCCTCAATGAGATGGGGCATTGCAGCAGGAAGGAAGACTATG GTGGCAACAACTATGCTATTACTTGTCTTGTCTGGTCCAGTGAAAGCCTTAACCTATCTG GTTGGGAGCAAATTGGACTGTTTCAATTTTGTCGTGCACAACT GTTCGAGCAATTGGTGCTGTGGG ATCACCATTAACATTCATGCTTCTCTAACGTTCATGTTCACTGCTTTGGGTGTTCATACAATTCCATCAATGAACATGATATATGCCATTTTTACAACCTTG gttttattGAATAGTGGATGCTTCATATTCTTGCTCCACCTTTTGTATTCAGTGTTCCTTACCAAGCTTGGGATGAAGGCTTCGTTGAGATTACCAAGATGGATAGAGAGGGCTATATAA
- the LOC115981943 gene encoding uncharacterized protein LOC115981943 isoform X1 yields the protein MIIPVPVPPLKLLRLQPHLPYFSISQTTPLPPPHFLSPSLHKSTLFPRFKPTFNFFRVSKPEAPIATNEGGEYSSNVFSPELEDLSPNGVVYKKTLALVECSMFAALTGLVYFLSNSLSIENYFGCVFSLPIVISSMRWGIAAGRKTMVATTMLLLVLSGPVKALTYLLKHGIVGLTMGTLWRLGANWTVSILSCTTVRAIGAVGYVLISSFLLRENILSLITINIHASLTFMFTALGVHTIPSMNMIYAIFTTLVLLNSGCFIFLLHLLYSVFLTKLGMKASLRLPRWIERAI from the exons ATGATTATTCCTGTTCCAGTTCCACCCTTGAAGCTTCTTCGACTTCAACCCCATCTtccatatttttctatttcccaAACTACCCCTCTCCCTCCacctcattttctctctccttccctTCACAAATCCACTCTTTTCCCCAGGTTCAAACCCACCTTCAATTTCTTCAGAGTTTCAAAACCTGAAGCACCAATTGCTACCAATGAAGGTGGTGAATACTCTTCCAATGTTTTTTCACCGGAACTTGAAGACTTGTCCCCAAACGGTGTCGTTTATAAGAAAACTCTGGCATTGGTTGAGTGCTCCATGTTTGCTGCGCTCACTGGCTTGGTCTACTTCTTGAGCAATTCTCTCTCAATTGAG AATTACTTTGGTTGTGTCTTCTCGTTGCCAATAGTAATCTCCTCAATGAGATGGGGCATTGCAGCAGGAAGGAAGACTATG GTGGCAACAACTATGCTATTACTTGTCTTGTCTGGTCCAGTGAAAGCCTTAACCTATCTG CTTAAACATGGAATAGTTGGGTTAACAATGGGCACTTTGTGGAG GTTGGGAGCAAATTGGACTGTTTCAATTTTGTCGTGCACAACT GTTCGAGCAATTGGTGCTGTGGGGTATGTCTTGATATCTTCATTTTTACTGAGGGAAAACATACTTTCTTTG ATCACCATTAACATTCATGCTTCTCTAACGTTCATGTTCACTGCTTTGGGTGTTCATACAATTCCATCAATGAACATGATATATGCCATTTTTACAACCTTG gttttattGAATAGTGGATGCTTCATATTCTTGCTCCACCTTTTGTATTCAGTGTTCCTTACCAAGCTTGGGATGAAGGCTTCGTTGAGATTACCAAGATGGATAGAGAGGGCTATATAA
- the LOC115981943 gene encoding uncharacterized protein LOC115981943 isoform X4, translated as MIIPVPVPPLKLLRLQPHLPYFSISQTTPLPPPHFLSPSLHKSTLFPRFKPTFNFFRVSKPEAPIATNEGGEYSSNVFSPELEDLSPNGVVYKKTLALVECSMFAALTGLVYFLSNSLSIENYFGCVFSLPIVISSMRWGIAAGRKTMVATTMLLLVLSGPVKALTYLLKHGIVGLTMGTLWRLGANWTVSILSCTTVRAIGAVGYVLISSFLLRENILSLITINIHASLTFMFTALGVHTIPSMNMIYAIFTTLCSLPSLG; from the exons ATGATTATTCCTGTTCCAGTTCCACCCTTGAAGCTTCTTCGACTTCAACCCCATCTtccatatttttctatttcccaAACTACCCCTCTCCCTCCacctcattttctctctccttccctTCACAAATCCACTCTTTTCCCCAGGTTCAAACCCACCTTCAATTTCTTCAGAGTTTCAAAACCTGAAGCACCAATTGCTACCAATGAAGGTGGTGAATACTCTTCCAATGTTTTTTCACCGGAACTTGAAGACTTGTCCCCAAACGGTGTCGTTTATAAGAAAACTCTGGCATTGGTTGAGTGCTCCATGTTTGCTGCGCTCACTGGCTTGGTCTACTTCTTGAGCAATTCTCTCTCAATTGAG AATTACTTTGGTTGTGTCTTCTCGTTGCCAATAGTAATCTCCTCAATGAGATGGGGCATTGCAGCAGGAAGGAAGACTATG GTGGCAACAACTATGCTATTACTTGTCTTGTCTGGTCCAGTGAAAGCCTTAACCTATCTG CTTAAACATGGAATAGTTGGGTTAACAATGGGCACTTTGTGGAG GTTGGGAGCAAATTGGACTGTTTCAATTTTGTCGTGCACAACT GTTCGAGCAATTGGTGCTGTGGGGTATGTCTTGATATCTTCATTTTTACTGAGGGAAAACATACTTTCTTTG ATCACCATTAACATTCATGCTTCTCTAACGTTCATGTTCACTGCTTTGGGTGTTCATACAATTCCATCAATGAACATGATATATGCCATTTTTACAACCTTG TGTTCCTTACCAAGCTTGGGATGA
- the LOC115981943 gene encoding uncharacterized protein LOC115981943 isoform X6, with translation MIIPVPVPPLKLLRLQPHLPYFSISQTTPLPPPHFLSPSLHKSTLFPRFKPTFNFFRVSKPEAPIATNEGGEYSSNVFSPELEDLSPNGVVYKKTLALVECSMFAALTGLVYFLSNSLSIENYFGCVFSLPIVISSMRWGIAAGRKTMVATTMLLLVLSGPVKALTYLLKHGIVGLTMGTLWRLGANWTVSILSCTTVRAIGAVGVPYQAWDEGFVEITKMDREGYIIASKTLTHF, from the exons ATGATTATTCCTGTTCCAGTTCCACCCTTGAAGCTTCTTCGACTTCAACCCCATCTtccatatttttctatttcccaAACTACCCCTCTCCCTCCacctcattttctctctccttccctTCACAAATCCACTCTTTTCCCCAGGTTCAAACCCACCTTCAATTTCTTCAGAGTTTCAAAACCTGAAGCACCAATTGCTACCAATGAAGGTGGTGAATACTCTTCCAATGTTTTTTCACCGGAACTTGAAGACTTGTCCCCAAACGGTGTCGTTTATAAGAAAACTCTGGCATTGGTTGAGTGCTCCATGTTTGCTGCGCTCACTGGCTTGGTCTACTTCTTGAGCAATTCTCTCTCAATTGAG AATTACTTTGGTTGTGTCTTCTCGTTGCCAATAGTAATCTCCTCAATGAGATGGGGCATTGCAGCAGGAAGGAAGACTATG GTGGCAACAACTATGCTATTACTTGTCTTGTCTGGTCCAGTGAAAGCCTTAACCTATCTG CTTAAACATGGAATAGTTGGGTTAACAATGGGCACTTTGTGGAG GTTGGGAGCAAATTGGACTGTTTCAATTTTGTCGTGCACAACT GTTCGAGCAATTGGTGCTGTGGG TGTTCCTTACCAAGCTTGGGATGAAGGCTTCGTTGAGATTACCAAGATGGATAGAGAGGGCTATATAATTGCATCTAAGACATTGACTCATTTTTAG